A part of Caretta caretta isolate rCarCar2 chromosome 1, rCarCar1.hap1, whole genome shotgun sequence genomic DNA contains:
- the SLITRK5 gene encoding SLIT and NTRK-like protein 5 isoform X2 → MYACCSTVTLEQDPNKKMHIWMLQTIAVVLTSLVLSWAESIEYYGEICDKACPCEEKDSILTVSCENRGIISLFEISPPRFPVYHLLLSGNLLNRLYPNQFVNYTGASILHLGSNDIQDIETGAFHGLRGLRRLHLNNNKLELLRDDTFLGLESLEYLQVDYNYISTIEPNAFSKLHLLQVLILNDNLLSSLPNNLFRFVPLTHLDLRGNRLKLLPYLGLLQHMDKVVELQLEENPWNCSCELIALKDWLDSISYSALVGDVVCETPFRLHGRDLDEVSKQELCPRRLISDYEMRPQTPLSTTGYFHTTPASVNSVATSSSAVYKSPLKPPKGTRQPNKTRVRPTSRLSSKDLGYSNYGPSIAYQTKSPVPLECPTACTCNLQISDLGLNVNCQERKIESISELQPKPYNPKKMYLTENYIALVRRADFLDATGLDLLHLGNNRISVIQDRAFGDLTNLRRLYLNGNRIERLSAELFYGLQSLQYLFLQYNVIRDIEAGTFESVPNLQLLFLNNNLLRSLPANIFSGLTLYRLSLRSNHFSYLPVSGVLDQLKSLLQIDLHENPWDCTCDVVGMKLWLEQLNTGVLVDQVICESPKKFGQSDMRTIRSELLCPDYSDIIVSTPTPTPSSIQLPGGSTLFSATVRLNSTGEAGGAAPSGGGGGSPSSSVPLSVLILSLLLVFIMSVFVAAGLFVLVMKRRKKGPGDPASANNSDVSSFNMQYSVYGSGHHHHPAPPQPRHPRGGGGGGPALPKVKTPAGHVYEYIPHPLGHMCKNPIYRSREGNAGEDYKDLHELKVTYSNHHLQQGPPPPPPPGEGEPLRSPTYSVSTIEPRDELLSPVQDADRFYRGILEPDKHSSSSLGTPGNNLPDYPKFPAAYTYSPNYDLMRPHQYLHPGAGDSRLRETVLYSPPSTVYVEPNRNEYLELKAKLNAEPDYLEVLEKQTTFSQF, encoded by the coding sequence ATGTACGCTTGCTGCTCTACAGTAACTTTGGAACAGGACCCCAACAAAAAAATGCATATCTGGATGCTGCAGACGATAGCGGTTGTTTTAACATCGCTAGTCCTGTCGTGGGCAGAAAGCATCGAGTATTATGGGGAAATCTGCGATAAGGCGTGTCCTTGCGAGGAAAAGGACAGCATCTTAACGGTGAGCTGTGAAAACAGAGGGATCATCAGCCTTTTCGAGATTAGCCCACCAAGATTCCCTGTTTATCACCTCTTGTTGTCTGGGAACCTTTTAAACAGACTCTACCCAAACCAGTTTGTTAATTACACTGGGGCTTCGATTTTGCATTTAGGGAGCAATGACATACAAGACATCGAAACGGGGGCCTTTCATGGTCTGCGGGGCTTAAGGAGGCTGCACCTGAACAATAACAAGCTGGAACTATTAAGGGACGACACTTTCCTTGGTCTGGAGAGTTTGGAGTATCTACAAGTCGATTATAATTACATCAGCACTATTGAACCCAATGCTTTCAGCAAACTGCATTTGCTGCAGGTGCTGATCCTCAATGATAACCTCCTCTCCAGTTTGCCCAACAACCTTTTCCGTTTTGTGCCCTTAACTCACCTGGACTTGAGGGGTAACCGGTTGAAGCTGCtgccctacctgggccttttgcAGCACATGGATAAAGTGGTGGAGCTGCAGCTAGAGGAGAACCCCTGGAATTGTTCTTGCGAGTTGATCGCTCTGAAGGATTGGCTAGACAGTATCTCCTACTCGGCTCTGGTGGGGGACGTGGTTTGTGAAACCCCTTTCCGCTTGCACGGCCGAGACTTGGATGAGGTCTCCAAGCAGGAGCTTTGTCCTAGGAGACTCATCTCGGATTATGAAATGCGGCCGCAGACGCCTTTGAGCACCACAGGGTATTTCCACACAACCCCAGCCTCGGTCAACTCCGTGGCCACTTCTTCCTCGGCTGTTTACAAATCCCCCTTGAAGCCCCCTAAAGGGACCCGTCAACCCAACAAGACCAGGGTGCGCCCCACCTCCCGCCTGTCCTCCAAAGATCTGGGATACAGCAACTACGGCCCCAGCATCGCCTACCAGACCAAATCCCCGGTGCCTTTGGAGTGTCCCACCGCCTGCACTTGCAACCTGCAGATCTCCGACCTGGGCCTCAATGTCAATTGCCAGGAGAGGAAGATCGAAAGTATCTCCGAGCTACAGCCCAAACCCTACAACCCCAAGAAGATGTATTTGACCGAGAACTACATCGCCCTGGTGCGCAGGGCGGATTTCCTGGACGCCACCGGGCTGGATTTGTTGCACCTGGGCAACAACCGGATTTCGGTCATTCAGGACCGGGCCTTTGGGGATCTAACTAATTTGAGAAGACTCTATCTGAACGGGAACCGGATCGAGCGGCTGAGCGCGGAGCTGTTCTACGGGCTGCAGAGCCTGCAGTACCTCTTCCTACAGTACAACGTCATCCGGGACATCGAGGCGGGCACCTTTGAATCAGTCCCCAACCTCCAGCTCTTGTTTTTGAACAACAACCTGCTGAGATCTTTGCCCGCCAACATTTTTTCCGGCCTGACTCTCTACCGGCTGAGCCTGAGGAGCAACCACTTCTCCTACCTGCCTGTGAGCGGGGTGCTGGACCAGCTGAAATCCCTGCTGCAGATCGACCTGCACGAGAACCCCTGGGATTGCACCTGCGACGTGGTGGGCATGAAgctgtggctggagcagctcaaCACCGGGGTGCTGGTGGACCAGGTCATCTGCGAGTCCCCCAAGAAGTTCGGCCAGAGCGACATGCGGACAATCAGGTCGGAGCTGCTGTGCCCGGACTACTCCGACATCATcgtctccacccccacccccaccccctcctccatccaGCTGCCGGGCGGGAGCACCCTTTTCTCCGCCACCGTGCGGCTCAACAGCACGGGCGAGGCGGGGGGCGCGGCGCCCTCGGGCGGCGGGGGCGGATCCCCCTCGTCCTCGGTGCCGCTGTCGGTGCTGATCCTGAGCCTGCTGCTGGTGTTCATCATGTCGGTGTTCGTGGCGGCGGGGCTCTTCGTGCTGGTGATGAAGCGGCGGAAGAAGGGCCCGGGCGACCCGGCCAGCGCCAACAACTCCGACGTGAGCTCCTTCAACATGCAGTACAGCGTCTACGGCAgcggccaccaccaccacccggcgccgccgcagccccgccacccgcgcggcggcggcggcggcggcccggcCCTGCCCAAGGTAAAGACCCCCGCCGGCCACGTGTACGAGTACATCCCGCACCCGCTGGGCCACATGTGCAAGAACCCCATCTACCGCTCCCGGGAGGGCAACGCGGGCGAGGATTACAAAGACCTGCACGAGCTCAAGGTCACCTACAGCAACCACCACTTGCAGCAAGGGCCTCCGCCTCCGCcgcccccgggggagggggagcccctgCGGAGCCCCACTTACAGCGTCAGCACCATCGAGCCCCGGGACGAGCTGCTCTCCCCGGTGCAAGACGCCGATCGCTTTTACAGGGGCATTTTGGAGCCCGATAAACACTCCTCCTCCTCGCTGGGCACCCCCGGCAATAATCTCCCCGATTACCCCAAGTTCCCCGCCGCCTACACCTACTCCCCCAACTATGACCTTATGCGGCCCCATCAGTACTTGCACCCCGGGGCGGGGGACAGCAGGCTCCGGGAGACGGTGCTCTACAGCCCCCCGAGTACTGTCTATGTAGAGCCCAACAGGAACGAGTATCTGGAGTTAAAAGCAAAACTAAACGCAGAGCCGGACTACCTCGAAGTGCTGGAAAAACAGACCACATTTAGCCAGTTCtga
- the SLITRK5 gene encoding SLIT and NTRK-like protein 5 isoform X1 — MCVCRGGSAQAGRGAPCACVPSPTFPPASPAAALLRPGGSHAAHTPNRHLYGLQQCLGPGDFRLRVKMYACCSTVTLEQDPNKKMHIWMLQTIAVVLTSLVLSWAESIEYYGEICDKACPCEEKDSILTVSCENRGIISLFEISPPRFPVYHLLLSGNLLNRLYPNQFVNYTGASILHLGSNDIQDIETGAFHGLRGLRRLHLNNNKLELLRDDTFLGLESLEYLQVDYNYISTIEPNAFSKLHLLQVLILNDNLLSSLPNNLFRFVPLTHLDLRGNRLKLLPYLGLLQHMDKVVELQLEENPWNCSCELIALKDWLDSISYSALVGDVVCETPFRLHGRDLDEVSKQELCPRRLISDYEMRPQTPLSTTGYFHTTPASVNSVATSSSAVYKSPLKPPKGTRQPNKTRVRPTSRLSSKDLGYSNYGPSIAYQTKSPVPLECPTACTCNLQISDLGLNVNCQERKIESISELQPKPYNPKKMYLTENYIALVRRADFLDATGLDLLHLGNNRISVIQDRAFGDLTNLRRLYLNGNRIERLSAELFYGLQSLQYLFLQYNVIRDIEAGTFESVPNLQLLFLNNNLLRSLPANIFSGLTLYRLSLRSNHFSYLPVSGVLDQLKSLLQIDLHENPWDCTCDVVGMKLWLEQLNTGVLVDQVICESPKKFGQSDMRTIRSELLCPDYSDIIVSTPTPTPSSIQLPGGSTLFSATVRLNSTGEAGGAAPSGGGGGSPSSSVPLSVLILSLLLVFIMSVFVAAGLFVLVMKRRKKGPGDPASANNSDVSSFNMQYSVYGSGHHHHPAPPQPRHPRGGGGGGPALPKVKTPAGHVYEYIPHPLGHMCKNPIYRSREGNAGEDYKDLHELKVTYSNHHLQQGPPPPPPPGEGEPLRSPTYSVSTIEPRDELLSPVQDADRFYRGILEPDKHSSSSLGTPGNNLPDYPKFPAAYTYSPNYDLMRPHQYLHPGAGDSRLRETVLYSPPSTVYVEPNRNEYLELKAKLNAEPDYLEVLEKQTTFSQF, encoded by the exons ATGTGTGTGTGCCGCGGGGGCTCGGCGCAGGCTGGGCGGGGGGCTCCGTGTGCGTGCGTTCCTTCTCCAACCTTCCCGCCTGCGAGCCCCGCCGCCGCTCTCCTTCGCCCGGGCGGCTCGCACGCAGCGCACACCCCAAACAGGCATCTGTATGGGTTGCAACAATGCTTGGGCCCTGGAGATTTCAGGCTCA GAGTTAAAATGTACGCTTGCTGCTCTACAGTAACTTTGGAACAGGACCCCAACAAAAAAATGCATATCTGGATGCTGCAGACGATAGCGGTTGTTTTAACATCGCTAGTCCTGTCGTGGGCAGAAAGCATCGAGTATTATGGGGAAATCTGCGATAAGGCGTGTCCTTGCGAGGAAAAGGACAGCATCTTAACGGTGAGCTGTGAAAACAGAGGGATCATCAGCCTTTTCGAGATTAGCCCACCAAGATTCCCTGTTTATCACCTCTTGTTGTCTGGGAACCTTTTAAACAGACTCTACCCAAACCAGTTTGTTAATTACACTGGGGCTTCGATTTTGCATTTAGGGAGCAATGACATACAAGACATCGAAACGGGGGCCTTTCATGGTCTGCGGGGCTTAAGGAGGCTGCACCTGAACAATAACAAGCTGGAACTATTAAGGGACGACACTTTCCTTGGTCTGGAGAGTTTGGAGTATCTACAAGTCGATTATAATTACATCAGCACTATTGAACCCAATGCTTTCAGCAAACTGCATTTGCTGCAGGTGCTGATCCTCAATGATAACCTCCTCTCCAGTTTGCCCAACAACCTTTTCCGTTTTGTGCCCTTAACTCACCTGGACTTGAGGGGTAACCGGTTGAAGCTGCtgccctacctgggccttttgcAGCACATGGATAAAGTGGTGGAGCTGCAGCTAGAGGAGAACCCCTGGAATTGTTCTTGCGAGTTGATCGCTCTGAAGGATTGGCTAGACAGTATCTCCTACTCGGCTCTGGTGGGGGACGTGGTTTGTGAAACCCCTTTCCGCTTGCACGGCCGAGACTTGGATGAGGTCTCCAAGCAGGAGCTTTGTCCTAGGAGACTCATCTCGGATTATGAAATGCGGCCGCAGACGCCTTTGAGCACCACAGGGTATTTCCACACAACCCCAGCCTCGGTCAACTCCGTGGCCACTTCTTCCTCGGCTGTTTACAAATCCCCCTTGAAGCCCCCTAAAGGGACCCGTCAACCCAACAAGACCAGGGTGCGCCCCACCTCCCGCCTGTCCTCCAAAGATCTGGGATACAGCAACTACGGCCCCAGCATCGCCTACCAGACCAAATCCCCGGTGCCTTTGGAGTGTCCCACCGCCTGCACTTGCAACCTGCAGATCTCCGACCTGGGCCTCAATGTCAATTGCCAGGAGAGGAAGATCGAAAGTATCTCCGAGCTACAGCCCAAACCCTACAACCCCAAGAAGATGTATTTGACCGAGAACTACATCGCCCTGGTGCGCAGGGCGGATTTCCTGGACGCCACCGGGCTGGATTTGTTGCACCTGGGCAACAACCGGATTTCGGTCATTCAGGACCGGGCCTTTGGGGATCTAACTAATTTGAGAAGACTCTATCTGAACGGGAACCGGATCGAGCGGCTGAGCGCGGAGCTGTTCTACGGGCTGCAGAGCCTGCAGTACCTCTTCCTACAGTACAACGTCATCCGGGACATCGAGGCGGGCACCTTTGAATCAGTCCCCAACCTCCAGCTCTTGTTTTTGAACAACAACCTGCTGAGATCTTTGCCCGCCAACATTTTTTCCGGCCTGACTCTCTACCGGCTGAGCCTGAGGAGCAACCACTTCTCCTACCTGCCTGTGAGCGGGGTGCTGGACCAGCTGAAATCCCTGCTGCAGATCGACCTGCACGAGAACCCCTGGGATTGCACCTGCGACGTGGTGGGCATGAAgctgtggctggagcagctcaaCACCGGGGTGCTGGTGGACCAGGTCATCTGCGAGTCCCCCAAGAAGTTCGGCCAGAGCGACATGCGGACAATCAGGTCGGAGCTGCTGTGCCCGGACTACTCCGACATCATcgtctccacccccacccccaccccctcctccatccaGCTGCCGGGCGGGAGCACCCTTTTCTCCGCCACCGTGCGGCTCAACAGCACGGGCGAGGCGGGGGGCGCGGCGCCCTCGGGCGGCGGGGGCGGATCCCCCTCGTCCTCGGTGCCGCTGTCGGTGCTGATCCTGAGCCTGCTGCTGGTGTTCATCATGTCGGTGTTCGTGGCGGCGGGGCTCTTCGTGCTGGTGATGAAGCGGCGGAAGAAGGGCCCGGGCGACCCGGCCAGCGCCAACAACTCCGACGTGAGCTCCTTCAACATGCAGTACAGCGTCTACGGCAgcggccaccaccaccacccggcgccgccgcagccccgccacccgcgcggcggcggcggcggcggcccggcCCTGCCCAAGGTAAAGACCCCCGCCGGCCACGTGTACGAGTACATCCCGCACCCGCTGGGCCACATGTGCAAGAACCCCATCTACCGCTCCCGGGAGGGCAACGCGGGCGAGGATTACAAAGACCTGCACGAGCTCAAGGTCACCTACAGCAACCACCACTTGCAGCAAGGGCCTCCGCCTCCGCcgcccccgggggagggggagcccctgCGGAGCCCCACTTACAGCGTCAGCACCATCGAGCCCCGGGACGAGCTGCTCTCCCCGGTGCAAGACGCCGATCGCTTTTACAGGGGCATTTTGGAGCCCGATAAACACTCCTCCTCCTCGCTGGGCACCCCCGGCAATAATCTCCCCGATTACCCCAAGTTCCCCGCCGCCTACACCTACTCCCCCAACTATGACCTTATGCGGCCCCATCAGTACTTGCACCCCGGGGCGGGGGACAGCAGGCTCCGGGAGACGGTGCTCTACAGCCCCCCGAGTACTGTCTATGTAGAGCCCAACAGGAACGAGTATCTGGAGTTAAAAGCAAAACTAAACGCAGAGCCGGACTACCTCGAAGTGCTGGAAAAACAGACCACATTTAGCCAGTTCtga